One genomic window of Cololabis saira isolate AMF1-May2022 chromosome 3, fColSai1.1, whole genome shotgun sequence includes the following:
- the LOC133440589 gene encoding uncharacterized protein LOC133440589, producing the protein MDRITWTMCLLACLVLLSGSRGAAVGEVKIEKTGNVLRCSSVGIYPKPELTWTTNPPSSETLQKTPTVQQNEEQLYSISSSLVLPDNYTHLLYSCTVTSGTNNNTETWSQPKNKPDIGGIVGGIVGGIVGGIVVVLATLVFIFILCYRERICRKDSYHPRLFALLPSGRRYRSLCTRTTRFRNSFFPTAVSLLNSGPPQASPGPSSPPKALLCPSRPPQASPGPSGHLQASPGPPRPPQAPPGLPRPPQAPQPPLPPQK; encoded by the exons ATGGACAGGATCACGTGGACCATGTGCTTGTTGGCCTGTCTGGTCCTCCTGAGCGGCTCCAGAGGAG ctGCAGTCGGTGAAGTTAAGATTGAAAAGACGGGAAATGTGCTCAGGTGCAGCTCAGTGGGGATCTACCCTAAACCTGAGCTCACCTGGACCACCAACCCTCCGTCCAGCGAGACCCTGCAGAAAACACCCACAGTCCAGCAGAATGAAGAGCAGCTTTACAGCATCAGCAGCTCTCTGGTACTTCCAGACAACTACACCCACCTGCTGTACTCCTGCACCGTCacctctggcaccaacaacaacaCGGAAACCTGGAGTCAGCCAA AAAACAAACCTGATATTGGAGGAATTGTTGGAGGAATTGTTGGAGGAATTGTTGGAGGAATTGTTGTAGTACTTGCAACTTTGGTTTTTATCTTCATACTCTGCTACAGGGAGCGTATCTGCAGAAAG GACTCCTACCACCCCAGACTGTTTGCCCTCCTGCCCTCTGGGAGGCGCTACAGGAGTCTCTGCACACGAACCACCAGGTTCAggaacagcttcttccccacaGCTGTCTCCCTGCTGAACTCAGGCCCCCCCCAGGCCTCTCCAGGCCCCTCCAGCCCCCCCAAGGCCCTCCTATGCCCCTCCAGGCCTCCCCAGGCCTCCCCAGGCCCCTCCGGGCACCTCCAGGCCTCCCCAGGCCCCCCCAGGCCCCCCCAGGCCCCCCCAGGCCTCCCCAGGCCTCCCCAGGCCCCCCAACCCCCTCTACCCCCCCAAAAGTGA